CGCACCAAATATGGGAACGCAACGCCAGCGGCGATCTGGTTCTAGTGGGAATCCGCAGCCGGGGCGTAACGCTGGCCCGGCGCTTTAAGGAAGCAATATCGCGAATCGCAGGGCGCGAAATACCGATAGGCGAACTGGATATCGGCCTCTACCGCGATGATATCAACCTGGCCCCAGCGCCTCCCGCCGTGCGCAGCACCGAAATCCCCTTCGATGTGGAAGGAAAGGACGTCGTGCTGATGGACGACGTCCTCTTTACAGGCCGAACCGTGCGGGCGGCGTTGAACGCGTTGATGGACCTAGGCCGTCCTAACCAGGTGCAATTGCTGGTGCTGATCGACCGCGGACATCGGGAATTGCCAATCCAGCCAGATTACGTAGGCAAGGAAATCAAAACCTATCACAACGAAATCGTCGCCGTGCGCATGAAGGAAGAAGACGGAAAAGACGAAGTGGTGATCGGTTTTAATGGGAATTAGTAACTCATGTTACGCAATCCTATATTCCCTCGCCCTTTGGGAGAGGGCTAGGGTGAGGTGGAAAATGGCAGAATGCAGGATGGATTGAAATGATGCAACCCATCCTATCTTCACTACTAAGGAATTTATCATGAAGTGCAAAGTATTATTCCTTAGTGTTATGGTTTTGACTTTAGCGATCGGTTCCGCCATTATGGCGCAGGACAAACCCATCATGCAGTTTGGATGTGGGAATCTAACCTCGCTTGCATATTCCCTGGATGGCGCGAAATTCCTGACTGGGAGTGGGGATGGATTAGCGCGGCTATGGGATATTGAAACCGGCCAAGTGATCCGCACGTTCACCGGGCATGCAGGGAGTGTCAATTCCGTGGCCTTTTCACCAGACGGAAGTAAGGTGTTGACCGGGAGTGATGATTATACGGCGAAGCTGTGGGATGTTGATACCGGGCAGGAGATTCGTACATTCACCGGTCATACGAGTAGTGTCTTTTCCGTGGCTTTTTCTCCGGATGGGAGCAAGGTCTTGACTGGTGGATGTTTTGAGAATGGTGAGGATGTTATTGGTACAGCGAAGCTGTGGGACGTTGATACCGGGCAGATGATTCGCACCTTCACCGGGCATACGGATCCAGTCAATTCCGTAGTCTTTTCCCCGGACGGAAGCAAGGTGTTGACTGGGAGTTATGATGGTATGGCGAAACTATGGAATGCTGATACCGGGCAGGTGATTCGCACCTTCACCGGGCATACGGATGGCATCAGTTCCATGGCGTTTTCCCCCAATGGGAGCAAGGTGTTAACCGGGAGCAGCGACGAAACGGCAAAACTGTGGGACACTGCTACCGGGCAGGAGATTCGCACGTTCACCGGACATACGAGTATAGTCGAATCCGTGGCCTTTTCCCCGGACGGGAGCAAGGTCTTGACTGGGAGTTGGGATGAAACAGCAAAACTGTGGGACGCCGCTACCGGGCAGGAGATTCGCATATTCACCGGGCATACGGATGAAGTCCATTCCGTAGTCTTTTCCCTGGATGGAAGCAAGGTGTTGATTGGGAGTTATGATCATACGGCGAAACTGTGGAATACTGATACCGGGCGGGAGATTCGCACGTTCCCCGGGCATACAGGTGGTGTCGGTCCCGAAGCCTTTTCCCCAGACGGGAGCAAGGTCTTGACTGGCAGTTGGGATAATACGGCGAAACTATGGGATATCAATACCGGTCAGGTGATTCGCACGTTTACCGGGCATACGGATTATGTCTTTTCCGTGGCCTTTTCCCCGGACGGAAGCAAGGTGTTGACTGGGAGCTATGATGGTACGGCAAAACTTTGGAACGCTGATACCGGGCGGGAGATTCGCACGTTCGCCGGTTATATGTATGAAGTCAGTTTCGTGTCCTTTTCCCTAGACGGAAGCAAGGTGTTGACTGTGAGTAGGGATGGAACAGCAAAACTTTGGAACGTTGATACAGGCCAGGTGATTCGCACGTTCACCGGCTGCTCAACCAAGTGGACTTTCGCGCCAAGCAGATTCAACGTTGATACCGGCCAGGTGATTCACACGTTCACCGGGCATACGGATTTAGTCAATTCCGTGGCCATTTCCCCAGACGGAAGCAAGGTGTTGACCGGGAGTGATGATTATACGGCGAAGCTGTGGGACGTTGATACCGGGCGGGTTATTCGCACATTCACCGGGCATACGGATCCAGTCAATTCCGTAGTCTTTTCCCCGGATGGAAGCAAGGTGTTGACCGGGAGTGAGGATAAGACGGCGAAACTTTGGAACGCTGATACTGGTCGGGTGATTCGCACGTTCGCCGGTTATATGAATGAAGATGAAGTCAGTTCCGTGTCCTTTTCCCCGGACGGAAGCAAGGTGTTGACCGGGAATACTGGGAATTATGATGGAACGGCAATAATGTGGGACGCCAATACCGGCCAGGAGATTCATACGTTCGAGCATACGAGTGGGATTGAATCCGTTGCTTTTTCCCCCGATGGGAGCAAGGTCTTGGCAGGGAGTAGGGATGGTATGGCGAAACTATGGAATGCTGATACCGGTCAGGAGATTTACACGTTCACCGGGCATTCGGATATAGTTTATTCCGTGGCCTTTTCCCCCGACGGGAACAAGGTGTTGACTAGGAGTTGGGATGGAACGGCGAAGTTGTGGAACATTCGCAATGTGGTTGGCGTCAACCAATAGAGCCTTTACTGATAGTCAGCAGTAGGGTGGGTTCAAAGCGAAGCGTAGCCCACCCTTGCTTCTGAACATAACCAACGGCGGCGTTAAGAAAACGCAGAGCCTGCGCTCCATCTCTGCTTTCGTTGGGGGGATGAACGAAGGCTCGTACAACAAGAGACCGATTATGCCAACCTGGGGAAGAAAAGACTGCCTTGGATTGCGCGGCGTATCGCGGGAAGAGATCGAATTGGTTTTGGATACGGCGCGCTCGATGAAAGAGATTCAAACCCGCGCCGTGAAAAAAGTACCCACCTTGCGGGGGAAAATCGTACTCAATCTTTTTTACGAGCCGAGTACGCGTACGCGGACATCCTTCGAACTGGCGGCGACGCGGCTGAGCGCGGACGTTATCAACATCTCCACCGCCCAGAGCAGCGTCGTGAAGGGGGAAAGCGTCCTCGACACCGCCAACAACCTGCGCGTTATGGGCGTGGACTTGATCGTCATTCGCCATAATGTCAGCAGCGCGCCCTATCACCTCGCCCAAAACATCAACCTTCCCGTCGTCAACGCCGGCGACGGCACCAACGCCCATCCCACGCAGGGGCTGCTCGATCTCTTCACCATCCGCGAACGCAAGGGAACCATCGAGGGATTGACTGTCGTCATTGCTGGAGACGTGCTGCACGGGCGCGTGGCCCATTCCGATATGTGGGGACTGTTGACGATGGGAGCTAAAGTGCGCTTCGTCGGACCGCCAACCCTGATCCCTCCCGCGTTCAAGGAACTTGGGGTGGAGATTCATCACAACATCGACGAAGCCATCGAAGGCGCGGACGTCATCAATGTTCTCCGCATCCAACGGGAGCGGATGTCCCGCAATTTTTTCCCCAGTTTGAAAGAATACAATCGCCTCTTCGGCATGACGAAAGAACGTCTGAAAAGAGCCAAGCCGGGCGTTCTCATCATGCACCCCGGCCCTATGAACCGGGGTGTGGAAATCAACAGCGAAGTCGCCGATTCCGATTCTTCCGTCATCCTGGAACAAGTAACCAACGGAATCGCGGTGCGCATGGCCATTCTTTATCTGCTGCTTAGCGGCGAAAAAAAAGCCCCCAAAAAACAGGAAGAGACGCCGACGCTTTTTTGACATGGAAACCGATAGTCGAATTAACCATTGAGGCTCTTGCAAAATTTATGAAATCCATCATTCAATTCTCCCCCCAAGCTTGGGGGGAGTTAGAGGGGGGTTGATTTTAATGGACTTACCTCAACCCCCACCTAACCTCCCCCAAGCTTGGGGGAGGAATAATAGAGTTTTGCTAGAGGCTCCATTAATAAAAACGGCGTATACCCAGCGTGGAAGCAAACATGAAAACACTCATCCGGAAAGCTCGTGTTTTAAATCCGGCGGCTTACGAAGACCTGACCGCCGACGTTCTGATCGATGAAGGCAAGATCGCCGATATCGCCCCCTCACTCTCCGTTAAGGACGCCGAAACGGTGGACGCGGAAGGATTATGGCTGCTGCCGGGCCTGATCGATATTCACGTCCATTTGCGCGAACCCGGAAACGAAGGCAAGGAAACCATCGCCTCCGGCGCCCGAGCGGCGGCGGCGGGCGGTATCGCTTCCATCGTCTGCATGGCGAACACCACCCCCCCCATCGACAGCAAAACCGGCATCGACTTCATCCAGGAAACCGCCAAAGCCGCCGGCATGGCGCGCGTCTATCCCGTA
The nucleotide sequence above comes from Candidatus Omnitrophota bacterium. Encoded proteins:
- the pyrR gene encoding bifunctional pyr operon transcriptional regulator/uracil phosphoribosyltransferase PyrR, with protein sequence MKDPRLIMTDEDIARTIQRMAHQIWERNASGDLVLVGIRSRGVTLARRFKEAISRIAGREIPIGELDIGLYRDDINLAPAPPAVRSTEIPFDVEGKDVVLMDDVLFTGRTVRAALNALMDLGRPNQVQLLVLIDRGHRELPIQPDYVGKEIKTYHNEIVAVRMKEEDGKDEVVIGFNGN
- a CDS encoding aspartate carbamoyltransferase catalytic subunit, encoding MPTWGRKDCLGLRGVSREEIELVLDTARSMKEIQTRAVKKVPTLRGKIVLNLFYEPSTRTRTSFELAATRLSADVINISTAQSSVVKGESVLDTANNLRVMGVDLIVIRHNVSSAPYHLAQNINLPVVNAGDGTNAHPTQGLLDLFTIRERKGTIEGLTVVIAGDVLHGRVAHSDMWGLLTMGAKVRFVGPPTLIPPAFKELGVEIHHNIDEAIEGADVINVLRIQRERMSRNFFPSLKEYNRLFGMTKERLKRAKPGVLIMHPGPMNRGVEINSEVADSDSSVILEQVTNGIAVRMAILYLLLSGEKKAPKKQEETPTLF